The Procambarus clarkii isolate CNS0578487 chromosome 64, FALCON_Pclarkii_2.0, whole genome shotgun sequence genome includes a window with the following:
- the LOC138354690 gene encoding uncharacterized protein, with translation MADSVPPAAETGNRRTLNGLQNHLTQLIDKCQKLARQPSPDLIILNTRVKAAVDKYEQIKRHAEIYLTEMANADLTRRELQEIVAEMTMYEDNIQDQLDPLIKQISQAGTQSNVSSSTQQSNATITHIAAELPKVQLPYFEGKDEDDWDTFWRHFDSIINSKPSLKKATKFQYLQGQLRGEARQVIANLSLTDDDYDHALQLLQDNYSDKETAIARLSYKLLDLPSPNKSYESLQSFRLSIESIIKALSTKVPVGDAEWLIKLIIQRKLPNEVIDSLCTHYNTNILSQSQIFDGLQAYVQRLRSRGKLRSQEKIPKGESTDKSKNVQNGSQKSRQQNSSSAKWKQNNVGSYAISPTVNRTVGNQAPKTDKTKGAASAPKCLFCQEAHTIYQCTVYVGRASRIDRLKSLNRCIRCLRKHDTSECITQLQNCQYCHKSVHHTALCGDINTQSRSQTSNNQPASQAKPKDDNTTTAVQFCTVMSNVNDLDTEIVTAAILPTAQLELCNQGICIPTRGFFDQGSQKTFISKKMAEDLQLKSSKQVSTSISGFFTNSGRRTFPVVKLNVCLGTSQRTVEAIVVDKIPTEMEVTGLTATIKFLKEKGIQLADPLLDSDYIGDIGILIGADYYHRFILGSEESMGMNILKSAGGILMTGPILDLEPSTPEKSHHTETVIVA, from the coding sequence atggctgacagtgttccaccagcagctgaaacaggaaataggaggacacttaatggtctgcaaaatcacctaactcaactgattgacaaatgtcaaaagttggctaggcaaccatctcctgatttaataattctgaataccagagtaaaagcagctgtggataagtatgaacaaatcaaacgccatgcagagatttatctaacagaaatggctaatgcagatttaacccgaagggaacttcaggaaattgtcgctgaaatgacaatgtatgaagataatatccaagatcaacttgatcctttaatcaaacaaatatctcaagcaggaacccaatccaatgtgagctcatccactcaacagagcaatgcaactatcacacatatagccgcagagctcccaaaggtacaattaccatattttgagggcaaggatgaagacgattgggataccttctggagacactttgattctataataaactccaagccctctctcaaaaaggcgacaaagtttcaatatttgcaaggccagttacggggagaggcaaggcaggtcattgctaatttgtcattaacagatgatgattacgaccatgccttacagttgttacaagataactacagtgataaggagactgcaattgcacgtctctcgtacaaattattggatttaccctctccaaataaaagttatgagtcactacaatcatttcgattgtctatagaatcaatcatcaaagccctcagtacaaaagtacctgtaggtgatgcagagtggcttataaagttaatcattcaaaggaaacttccaaatgaggtcatagacagcctatgcactcattataacaccaacatcttatcacaaagccaaatctttgatggacttcaagcttacgtacaaagattacgaagccgaggaaaacttagatctcaagaaaaaatccccaaaggtgaatccacggacaaaagcaaaaatgtccagaatggcagtcaaaaatcaaggcaacaaaattcctcttctgcaaagtggaaacagaataatgttggctcttatgctatatcccccacagttaacagaactgtaggaaaccaagctcctaagacagataagacaaaaggagctgcaagtgccccaaaatgtttattctgtcaagaagcacataccatttatcaatgcacagtttatgtaggccgtgccagtcgaatcgatcgactgaaatctctgaacaggtgcatccgttgtctacggaagcacgatactagtgagtgtatcactcaattgcagaactgccaatattgtcataaaagtgtacatcacacagcactctgtggtgatattaacactcaatccagatcacagacttccaataatcaacctgcatctcaggcaaagcccaaagatgataataccacaacagccgtacaattctgtacagtaatgagcaatgtcaacgacttggatacagaaattgttacagcagccatattgcctactgcacagctagaactatgcaatcaaggaatttgtattccaactagaggcttttttgatcaagggtcacagaaaacctttatcagtaaaaagatggcagaagatttacaacttaaatcttcaaagcaagtatctacatccatatcagggttttttactaattctggtcgtagaacctttccagtagtaaaactcaatgtctgtctaggtacatcccaaaggacagtagaagccatagtagttgataaaattcctactgaaatggaagtgactggtctgacagccacaattaaattcctaaaagaaaaaggaatccaattagcagatcctctacttgattctgactacataggagatatcggaatcctgattggagctgactactatcatcgattcattctgggatcagaagaatctatgggtatgaatatactcaaatcagcaggaggcatattgatgacaggacctatactagatcttgaaccttcaactcctgaaaaatcacatcatacagaaactgtaatagtggcatga